The Microplitis demolitor isolate Queensland-Clemson2020A chromosome 8, iyMicDemo2.1a, whole genome shotgun sequence genome has a segment encoding these proteins:
- the LOC103573950 gene encoding presenilin-1 isoform X2, which produces MDAHVAETRTDTSGLVVEKRKRRLKAPANNEDGNLPEVRIENPSSSGFFGGSRSAPPLGPGDDPDSYQQEELEEGLKYGATHVIKLFVPVSLCMLVVVATISSITFYTMKGEYLIYTPFHDDGADTSTKVWQAVANSMILLFVIVCMTVLLIVLYKYKFYKFIHAWLIMSSLMLLFIFTALYCEEVLKAYNIPMDLITLAIILWNFGFVGMICIHWQGPLALQQAYLIFIAALMALVFIKYLPEWTAWFVLAVISIWDLIAVLTPNGPLRVLVEMAQERNEPIFPALIYSSTIMYSFTLSYVGYIGAATMANDESAAGEGVRSPARAQTQNSTVAASGDEAGFTRDWVDHHEERSTRRAEEIRHTGELSGQVNSQAQQQQYQRSVSDEERGVKLGLGDFIFYSVLVGKASSYGDWNTTLACFVAILIGLCLTLLLLAIFQKALPALPISITFGLIFYFATRVIVAPFADSLASEQVFI; this is translated from the exons ATGGATGCCCATGTAGCTGAGACACGAACCGACACTTCAGGTTTGGTCGTCGAAAAAAGAAAGCGACGATTGAAAGCACCCGCCAATAATGAA gatGGAAATTTACCAGAAGTACGTATAGAAAATCCAAGTTCATCCGGATTTTTCGGTGGATCAAGATCTGCTCCACCTCTTGGTCCAGGTGATGATCCAGATAGTTATCAGCAAGAAGAATTAGAAGAAGGCTTAAAGTACGGAGCAACCCATGTCATTAAACTATTTGTTCCCGTATCACTCTGTATGCTGGTAGTTGTGGCAACAATAAGCTCCATAACATTTTATACAATGAAAGgagagtatttaatttatacacCATTTCATGACGATGGAGCAGATACAAGCACCAAAGTTTGGCAAGCAGTTGCcaattcaatgattttattgtTTGTCATTGTTTGTATGACTGTacttttaatagttttatacaagtacaaattttataaattcattcatGCGTGGCTGATAATGAGCTCACTGAtgttactatttatttttactgcatTATATTGTGAAGAAGTATTAAAAGCTTACAACATTCCAATGGATTTAATTACATTGGCAAttattttatggaattttgGATTCGTTGGAATGATTTGTATCCATTGGCAAGGTCCACTGGCTCTTCAGCAagcatatttaatatttattgctgCTCTGATGgctttagtttttattaaatacttaccCGAGTGGACGGCATGGTTTGTATTAGCAGTTATTAGCATCTGGG atttaattgcCGTTTTGACGCCCAATGGTCCACTGCGAGTTCTAGTAGAAATGGCTCAAGAACGTAATGAGCCCATTTTTCCAGCTCTTATTTATTCTTCAACAATAATGTACAGCTTTACTTTAAGTTATGTTGGTTATATTGGTGCAGCAACAATGGCTAATGATGAATCTGCAGCTGGAGAAGGTGTAAGATCTCCAGCAAGAGCTCAGACACAAAATAGTACTGTAGCAGCAAGTGGAGATGAAGCTGGATTCACCAGAGATTGGGTTGATCAtcatg aagaACGTAGTACAAGAAGAGCTGAAGAAATACGTCATACTGGAGAATTAAGTGGTCAAGTTAATTCACAAgctcaacaacaacaatatcAACGATCTGTTTCTGATGAAGAACGCGGCGTTAAATTAGGTCTTggtgattttatattttacagtgTTTTAGTCGGTAAAGCATCAAGTTACGGTGATTGGAATACAACATTAGCTTGTTTTGTTGCTATTTTAATAGGACTTTGTCTTACACTTCTATTACTCGCAATATTTCAAAAAGCTTTACCAGCACTTCCTATATCAATAACTTttggtttaatattttattttgctacACGTGTTATTGTCGCTCCATTTGCTGACAGTTTAGCAAGTGAACAAGTATTTatttag
- the LOC103573950 gene encoding presenilin-1 isoform X1, with protein sequence MDESNYDSPDEYTSLMDAHVAETRTDTSGLVVEKRKRRLKAPANNEDGNLPEVRIENPSSSGFFGGSRSAPPLGPGDDPDSYQQEELEEGLKYGATHVIKLFVPVSLCMLVVVATISSITFYTMKGEYLIYTPFHDDGADTSTKVWQAVANSMILLFVIVCMTVLLIVLYKYKFYKFIHAWLIMSSLMLLFIFTALYCEEVLKAYNIPMDLITLAIILWNFGFVGMICIHWQGPLALQQAYLIFIAALMALVFIKYLPEWTAWFVLAVISIWDLIAVLTPNGPLRVLVEMAQERNEPIFPALIYSSTIMYSFTLSYVGYIGAATMANDESAAGEGVRSPARAQTQNSTVAASGDEAGFTRDWVDHHEERSTRRAEEIRHTGELSGQVNSQAQQQQYQRSVSDEERGVKLGLGDFIFYSVLVGKASSYGDWNTTLACFVAILIGLCLTLLLLAIFQKALPALPISITFGLIFYFATRVIVAPFADSLASEQVFI encoded by the exons aTGGATGAGAGTAATTACGATTCTCCAGACGAATATACCAGCCTGATGGATGCCCATGTAGCTGAGACACGAACCGACACTTCAGGTTTGGTCGTCGAAAAAAGAAAGCGACGATTGAAAGCACCCGCCAATAATGAA gatGGAAATTTACCAGAAGTACGTATAGAAAATCCAAGTTCATCCGGATTTTTCGGTGGATCAAGATCTGCTCCACCTCTTGGTCCAGGTGATGATCCAGATAGTTATCAGCAAGAAGAATTAGAAGAAGGCTTAAAGTACGGAGCAACCCATGTCATTAAACTATTTGTTCCCGTATCACTCTGTATGCTGGTAGTTGTGGCAACAATAAGCTCCATAACATTTTATACAATGAAAGgagagtatttaatttatacacCATTTCATGACGATGGAGCAGATACAAGCACCAAAGTTTGGCAAGCAGTTGCcaattcaatgattttattgtTTGTCATTGTTTGTATGACTGTacttttaatagttttatacaagtacaaattttataaattcattcatGCGTGGCTGATAATGAGCTCACTGAtgttactatttatttttactgcatTATATTGTGAAGAAGTATTAAAAGCTTACAACATTCCAATGGATTTAATTACATTGGCAAttattttatggaattttgGATTCGTTGGAATGATTTGTATCCATTGGCAAGGTCCACTGGCTCTTCAGCAagcatatttaatatttattgctgCTCTGATGgctttagtttttattaaatacttaccCGAGTGGACGGCATGGTTTGTATTAGCAGTTATTAGCATCTGGG atttaattgcCGTTTTGACGCCCAATGGTCCACTGCGAGTTCTAGTAGAAATGGCTCAAGAACGTAATGAGCCCATTTTTCCAGCTCTTATTTATTCTTCAACAATAATGTACAGCTTTACTTTAAGTTATGTTGGTTATATTGGTGCAGCAACAATGGCTAATGATGAATCTGCAGCTGGAGAAGGTGTAAGATCTCCAGCAAGAGCTCAGACACAAAATAGTACTGTAGCAGCAAGTGGAGATGAAGCTGGATTCACCAGAGATTGGGTTGATCAtcatg aagaACGTAGTACAAGAAGAGCTGAAGAAATACGTCATACTGGAGAATTAAGTGGTCAAGTTAATTCACAAgctcaacaacaacaatatcAACGATCTGTTTCTGATGAAGAACGCGGCGTTAAATTAGGTCTTggtgattttatattttacagtgTTTTAGTCGGTAAAGCATCAAGTTACGGTGATTGGAATACAACATTAGCTTGTTTTGTTGCTATTTTAATAGGACTTTGTCTTACACTTCTATTACTCGCAATATTTCAAAAAGCTTTACCAGCACTTCCTATATCAATAACTTttggtttaatattttattttgctacACGTGTTATTGTCGCTCCATTTGCTGACAGTTTAGCAAGTGAACAAGTATTTatttag